The genomic window TAAAGATGGTAAGCGTCAGGTAGGATCTACCTTAAAACCTTCCTCTATACACTGGCCATGCAGGAAGGCTATTCGCCCTGTTATGAAGTGCCCAATGTACCGGTGACCATTGTTGATGAAGCGGGCGTGCCCGACACCTTCCAACTCTGATGGTAAATATGGAGGCATATTATCTTTGAAAGAAGCGCCGTCGAATCCGTCAATTGCATCTCCGCTTATCTGATGAAACAGTTTGTGCGGAAGCAGTGGTGCAGGTGGCCAGAAAGATGGGCATCACTCACCCATCGATCCTTTCCCTTCCATCGCTCCTGGAACTGCGGATGTTTCGGTCTTTGAGATGGTCGCGGCCTATTGTACGTCTACAATAAAGGGGTGTATACTGAACCCTCAATATATTCTCCGTATAGAAGATAAAAACGGAGTCGCACTTCAGGATTTTGTTCCGCGAAAAATTGAAGCGATCAGCGAAGAAACCGCCTACCTGATGCCTCGACCCGATGAAAGGAGTAACCCCGAGGTACCGGAGTTCGATTACGCGGGATCAAAATACGGATTTACCAATCCTATAGCAGGTAAAACAGGGACCACACAGAATAACAGTGATGGTTGGTTCATGGGCATCACACCCGGATTTAGTGAGTGGGGCATGGGCTGGATGCGAAGATCGTTCTGTTCATTTCA from Bacteroidota bacterium includes these protein-coding regions:
- a CDS encoding penicillin-binding protein is translated as MCGSSGAGGQKDGHHSPIDPFPSIAPGTADVSVFEMVAAYCTSTIKGCILNPQYILRIEDKNGVALQDFVPRKIEAISEETAYLMPRPDERSNPEVPEFDYAGSKYGFTNPIAGKTGTTQNNSDGWFMGITPGFSEWGMGWMRRSFCSFQNPQLGQGANVALPTGFEEKVFADPTLNYSKEILKG